TACCATGTTTTTATGGGTCTGGGGTTCACAATATTGCCGGCTGAGTCTCCGGATGATACTGTCAACGAGTTATCGGGGAGCAGTATAATATTCGGGCCATTGTAACTTCAAAGTTGAGCGGCTTTGTTAAAAAATCGTTTGCTCCAGATTCAATGCATCCAACCACATCTGAAATATCAGTTTTAGCTGTAACCATAATGATTGGCAGTTCAATTGGGCTATGAGTTTTTCGAATATCCATAAGGATTTGGGTGCCGTATTTACCAGGCATCATTATATCCATAAGAATCATCGCTATGTTATTTTCTTTAAGTGCTTCTAAGCATTCGTCACCGCTACTAACGCAAACTGGGTCAAGGTCTTCTCTCGAAGAGAGAATTTTCGCCGCCAGTCTTTGGTCAAAGGCGCTGTCATCTACAATAAGAATCTTTTTCTTTTTATTTATTGGTAATCTCATCGAGAAAATCTCTCAAATCTAAGGTTAAATGGTTAATGGCCACTGTTAGTTGCTGAAATAAAGACAGGGTATCTGTTGTAACTTTGTCGTGCCCCATTTGCTCGAGCTTCCAAGCAATCAGGTAGGCTTCATCTGCATAAAAGTTAGAGACGGCGCCCTTTAAAGCATGTGCTGAAATTTCTAGATCTTGCAGGTTTCCAGTAGTTATAGCCGTTTCGATTTTTGCAAGCTGATCGGAGTAGGTGCTCAGAAAACTCGAAATCGTATCCACAATCAAGTCAGTCGTTTGCCCGAGATTCTCAGTGAATCGATCCTTTTGGAAAGTTCTATACCTGAAGCTTTGTCTCTTAGGTGAGTTCATGAGGCTATTTCTCTTTTCTTCGAGGGGTACTTAAGGAGTGCATCCTTAAGGCATTCTAGTAGTAATGGTTTTGCCAAAAAGTCATGCATGCCTGCTTCGGCGCAGCGCTTCCTGTCCTCTGATGTCGTACTTGCTGAGAGAGCAATAATATAAGGGCATGTGCTATTATGTTTGAGAATTTGCCTTGTGGCTTCAAACCCATCCATCACTGGCATTTGGCAATCCATAAATATGATGTCGTAATGTCTTTCTTCTAACAATTTGACAACTTCATGCCCTGTCTTAGCCACATCCGCGTGATATCCGAGCTTCTTTAATAGCCCGATGGCTACCATCAGATTGGTAGAATTGTCTTCGGCTACAAGTATTCTTAGTGGCAAACTTTCCGCAAGAGACTTGAGGTGCTTATATAAATCGGGCTTTTTGTCGGGTAAACGCTGAGAGCCTTCGAAGGCACTGACATCCATCTGATTGGATTTCTCTTCTTTCGCCACCTGGTCTAATTCAAGAACGAAACGAAATGTAGAGCCAATGGAAGGTTTTGTTTCAAAAGATATTGTGCCTCCCATTTTGTCGCAAAGTCCTTTACTAATTGCAAGCCCAAGCCCAGTACCGCCGAATTCCCTGGTGGTCGAAGCGTCGACTTGCGAGAACGATTGAAACAATTTGCCTTGCAGCGACTTTGGGATTCCGACGCCCGTGTCTGCTACCGCAAATTCGACGCGACATCTTCTGGAGTCGACCTGTTTTGAGTTTACACTAACATTCACACTGCCTACCTGCGTGAACTTAATTGCATTGCCAATAAGATTCGTAAGTATCTGCCGAATACGAGTTGGATCGCCAGTCACGGTCTGGCTTGCGCTAGCGTTGATTGTGCAGTCGAGTTTGAGTCCTTTTTCTTTTGCCTGAAATCGAAAGACATCTATTGTCTCTAGAACGCACTGAGAAATTGAAAACTCTCTGCTTTCAAGCTCAACTTTGTTGGCCTCCAGCTTTGAAAAATCGAGAACGTCATTGATAACCTCCATTAGCGAACTGCCACAGTTTTTAATGACGTTGAGCAGCTGTGTTTGCTCGGCATTGATGGGCGTGTCGAGGAGCAGCTGCACCATGCCGATAATACCGTTCATCGGTGTGCGGATCTCGTGACTCATATTCGCCAAAAATTCAGAGCGAGCTTTCGTAGACTCTTTGAGCTGAACCTCAATTCTCTTGCGCTCTGTGATTTCATGGCGGATCGAAACGTACTGGGTGATTCTACCGAGTGAGTTCACAAAAGGAACAATCGTTGTGTCAACCCAGTAGAGCTCTGAGCCTTTACTCTTGTTGCAGATTTCTCCTCGCCAGGGTTTTCCAGAGCTAATAGTTGCCCACATGTTGTTGAAAAAGTCTGCAGGCATAACGTCAGACTTCACAATCCGGTGGTTCTGCCCAATGACTTCTTCTTTTTCAAATCCGCTTATTTCAAAAAACTTTTCATTAGCGTAGGTGATATTTCCGGAAGCATCAGTTACGGTAACAATTGTGGCTTGATCTAGAGCGTCTTGATAGATCTGCACTTCATCCTGGGCTACCTTAGCACTGGTGATATCGTTGGCAGTTGCGATAATTTGAGACGATTGACCGTTCGTATGAAATGAGGTGACGTAGGATTCGATCCATCTTCCACCTTTAGAGTTTAAACTGGCAGTTCGAAAAACAACTCGAAACTGAGTGTTCGCGCCCGCTATGAGTGACTGAACACCTTCTCTTATTTCAAGGCGGTGGGCCGGGTGTATCTTCTGGAGCCAATCCTCAAACGGAATCTCAGAGCCATCATGCGACTCTTCAAACAACGAGGCACATCCTTCTGTCCACGAGATCGTTTTATTTTCGATGTCTAGTCGCCAGCTTCCAAACTTAGCAACCTTTTCTAGTTCACGTATTTGATTCTTTGTATCAAGGCGATGAGTCGTCAACTGATGCGAAAAAAGCCTTATCAGTGAGTCTTGCTTTAGGCCCACAAGGGTCGCCAATAATCCTAAAAGAATCGGCGTCGCAGAAATTACTAATTTTAAATCATGTGTCTCAGCAAAAGCCGAAAAAATAAGTCCGATGAAGGTCCCGGTTACTGCATAGAGTAGGGTGTACGATTTTACGGGATTCCCTGGTTTTATGTCCATCAACTTCGAGTCGGTATTTATTAAAAATTACTTGAGAGTTCAAGCGTTTAGCAGAGGTATTAAGATTAAAAGGCAAGTCCAATAGACCTCAGTTCGGTCCGGGCGCAAGAAGCCTAAAGTGTTTCGCTTTAAGACGTAAATAATCAGAGGTCTGTGCTCTGAGCCACTTCTTTCGCTTTGAAATCTGATTGTCAGACTTAATATCTTCTAATGAAAGCGAGTGCAGAAGTAGGCCACTTGCTGCCGAGTAAGTTAACAGTCTTTTCTTTAGGGAGCCGATCATCTGTAGGGTCTTAGCGATCAATTGTTTGCTTGTAAATGGCTTCTCGATAGCGCTATCGACGCCGAGGTTAATGGCCTCAACGAGCGCCGACTTGCTTAAGTAGGCGCTCACCAGAACAATTGGAGATATATCATCTTTTTTTCGAATCTCTTTAATAAAATCTATTCCATTGAGTTTGGGCATTTCGTAATCTGTAAACACACACATCGGCCCAAGCTTTACAAGCTCGCGAAGTGCCTCTCTAGGGTCTGAAAACGTAATAACGTCGTAGCCGGTTTCTAACAAAATTTCTCTCATTATCTCTAGAATTTCTGGCTCATCATCTACAACAACGAGGGGATTGGGGCCGCCCAAGTCGACCTTAGAAAACGCCATAGCTGATGGCTCTGAGTAAGCATTCGGCTTTGAGTCCATAGTCGACTCAACGAGATCAAATAGTCCAGATGTTACAAGTAGTGATCTAGCGCTTTCAAGGTTAAATAAGTAGGAGTCAATTTTTCGAGTGAAAAGCTCACTGTGTGCGGTCGACGGGAGCTCAGCCATACCTTTTGTTATTTCTTCTAGGTGTTCTTTAAGCTCTCGTTGACCGTCAACAGCGGCTGAACCCTTGATTTCCATTAAACCCTTGATCAAGGAGTCGTGTGCTGGCTCACAATTTTGATTGTTGAATGAATGAAGAAGATGCTTTTCAACTTCTTCTAGCAAATCAATGCTTTTTGCTAATGCTTCCATGCGCTCTGAATTTTCTAAGTCAGGATCTCGAGTTTTCATGTTTTAGGTATTCCGGTTAAATTATTGGCACCATTGTTACACACAGTTGAGAAATTAATCTGTCGATTTCGACCCTGAGGGAGTTTGTTCGAGCTGCCTTCTCCAATGACTAAGACCTTCACTTGTGAGAGCTCGATGCGTACTATCAAGTGCGAGAACAGACAAAAAAAGTGTTTTGAATTTCTGAAAAGGCTCGATAGGTATCTTAAAAACTTGAGCCCAGCGATAAAAAATAAAAAGGTAGAAATCAACAATGGACGGGTCATCTCCAAAATAGAACTTACCAGATATTTGACTTTCAACCCATGAAAAGGAATTTGTAATCTTTTTGACTCCTACACTTTTAATATGAGGAACATTGGTTTCGTCAAAAGAGTAAGCATCAGGGTGAAATAGAAAGGAGAACGGTGGGTGCACCTCGGATGCAGCAAAACTAAGAATTTCGATGAGCTTGTGTGGCGCAAGTTCTTCTGGGCTCGGCACTATGGAAACCTTAGATTGCGAAGCGATGTACATCAAAACAGCAGGATTTTCTGTAACAACGCTTCCTGGAGACAACTCGAGAGTCGGAACTTTGTGTTTGCTATTGAGTTTGATAAACCGATCACGTTGCTCTTGAGGAGTGTCTTTTGCAATCTCCTTTAGTTCAAAAAGCAGCCCTGAGTGTTCAAGGGCAATATGGGCGGCAACGGAGCAGGCACCTTTAGTATAATATAGTTTCATTTGTGTTCCTTCTGTAGACGGACATTTTGCTAAAAATTCACCGACAAAGGTATCTCTAATTTCTGACAAAGGATGACATTGTTGACCACCCCACCCGAGTTTGCTCGGCCTTAGTGATGGGTCTGCAGGCCCAAGGTCTTCGTATCCTCAGGACTATGGCAGTGAGTGCAGCAATGAAAGTGGTATGACTTCTAGCCTTTCATTAGACTGGAGTTTGTCAATGAGGGGCCAAATCACAAGCGACCAAGGAGGGGACATGAGTCGTTTTTCACGACTAAGCGTGATTGTATTCAGCGCATTCTTAATAGCAATAGCGGCTGAAGCAAAAGAGACCGAAAAAAAGTTTGATGCTATACCAGGAGAGTATGTTGTCGGACTTACTAAAGAAGCGAAGACCTTTAACGTATTTGAAATTCTGAAAATGCTAAATGTTTCAAATGTAGAAATTGTTAACGAACGAGAAGGGGTTTATCTCGTTGTTCGGAGTATTGCCGAAAAGTCAGGCGCGGCTATTGAAGATATGATGAAATCAGGAATTCTAAGATATGCGGAGCCTAACTACCTTTACTATGCTGATTCATTCGCTCAGGTTCCAGATGATCCAGACCTACCGGTACTTTGGGGAATGAAAAACAGTGGGCAGCTAGATTCTCAAGGGCGACCTGGTATTGAACAAATGGACTCTGGGGCGTCGGACGCCTGGCAGCTAACTCAAGGAAGTAGCGACGTGATTGTTGCAGTGATCGATACGGGTGTCGACTATACTCATCCCGATCTGCGAGAGAATGCTTGGGTTAACGAAGCCGAGCTCAATGGAGTGCCCGGAGTCGACGATGATGGAAACGGCTACGTCGATGATATTCACGGATACGACTTTGCTAACGATGATGGCGATCCCATGGATGATAACAATCATGGAACTCACTGTGCAGGAACTATTGCCGCAAAAGGCAACAACGGCCTAGGAGTTGTTGGCGTGTCATGGAATGCAAAGATTATGGGTGTGAAGTTTCTCACCGGCTCTGGATCAGGTTCTTTGGCAAATGCTGTTAAATCAATAGACTACGTGACACAAAGCCCAGCCTTCTTTTCTAGTAACTCTTGGGGAGGCGGCCCTGCTTCTCAGGCCATGAAAGAAGCCATCCAGAGAGCCGGTGAAAAAGGAAAGCTATTTGTCGCAGCTGCCGGCAATTCGAGCAGTAATAACGACACGACACCACAATATCCCGCTAGCTATGACAGCGACAACATCATTTCTGTTGCTGCAATCGATCGAAGAGGATCTCTGGCCAATTTCTCCTGCTACGGAAAGACCACAGTCGACATCGCGGCTCCAGGCGTAGATATCGTTTCGACGATTCTCGGTGGGGGTACTAAGAGTTATTCTGGAACTTCCATGGCAACTCCGCATGTAGCGGGCGCGGTAGCGTTAGTAAAATCTCTTTTCCCCAACTGGACAGGCGAGCAGATCAAGGAGCGAATTTTAGCCACGGCACGCCCCAACCCCAGAATAAGTAGTCATGTGGCTACTGGCGGGAATTTAGACGTTTACGCAGCCCTTACGGGTAAGGTGCGAGACTCTGTGATCCCGGATCCAAATAGGCTAGAGTCGATTAGTCAGAATATTGAACTACTCAACTATCAAAGTGATTACACTCAAACCTTCGATATAATTTTAGATAATTCAGTAAAGAAATTTTACGTGTACTTCGAAATGATTGATACGGAGCCTCGGTACGATACGATAACGGTCTTGGATGGAAGCTCAAATGAAATCGAAGTTCTTTCGGGGAAGATGACCGGCCACTACACTCAGGCGGTGTTAGGTAATGTCGGCAAACTAGTTTTCAAAAGTGATTCGAGTGTTAACGGAAAAGGCTTTCGAGTTACGAAGGTGGCGGTAGAGCGCTGACTTTAGCCTTACGCATGAAGTGCGAGGTAGAGGTAGAGCGTGGACATTGGCTTAGGTTTTTGAACTCAAAATCAAAAACGAAGAGTTAGGATAAACTGAAGCAGCGGATAGCATCGTGCTATCCGTTTTTCATTGATCTGTTTCTAAAGTATCGATTTCTGGTAGAGCATCAAGCTCCTTTTCAATGTTCTCTAAATCTAAGGTCGGCATCTCTTCTGGGATCAATTGCAAACCCGCCGGCGAAGGTGCGTGAGCTGCGGCGCCACCGTATATGTAAATAAGTTCGCCGCCGGTTCTGCCGGCTTGAAGGACGAGAAACATGACAACGAGGTTCGCAGCAAGTGTGACGTAAACAAGCCCAAAGCCACTAACAAAGTAGGCAACCACTGACAAAGTAAGCGCCGTTAAAGCACTCACTAAAACTTTTTCGCCCCATTCTTCGTGTTCGTGAACGGGTTCATCGCCTACGACAATCTCTACCCGGTCGTAGTCTTCTTCACCGGACCTTTCGGCAAAAAAAGCTGTGGTCGCTATGAGCAAGTTTGAAAGGATCACTAACAGCCAAGTAGTTTTGTGCCAGGTCAGTTTTTTTTGGCCAATAAGAACAACAACCAAAAGAAGTGGAGTAATCAACCCAAGAGCTATTGGCAGATGAACAATTGCCGGATGTAATGGAATTTCGCCCACGTCGAACCCTTTCAAATTTTTAGCTAAAAATACTTATGAGGTACGTTTTTACGTTTCGAGAATACCGAAGGTACAAACGGCTCACTAGAAGTAGCAATTAGTAGACTTATTTTTTTCAAGGATTTCAAGCAGGTATTATTGATACTCTGAGCTAATCGTGGGGACACGCACTCTATAGTTAGCTAACCTTACGCTTTTTCCCGGCCTTAGGATCTCGCCATACGGGGTGAGTTTGTCGGCTTCAAGATTCTCCTCTGAGTAATATTCGAACTGTCGTACCTTTACTTAGGCTGGAATCTATTTGAAGTGTGCCATTCCAACGTTCAATCGCCTCTTTAGCATAGTGAACCCCCAGGCCTGATCCGAATGGTTTATTGTATGAAAACCCCTTCTTCCCGATGTTTTTGAGAATCTCAGTCGGCATTCCGGATCCGTTATCTTTGATTTCTATAACGATTAGTTTTGAGCCACCTTCTCGATCTTGTTCACCTGAGGTGGACTCTCTAAGATTAACTTGGATCGTGTCCCCCGCTTTGGATGCCTCCTTAGCGTTATTGCAAATATTAGAAACGACCCTGCTGAAAACAGACTTCTGACAAACTATCTTTCCGCCATCTTTAAGTTCAGATCTAAAATCAATTTTTATTGCCTCATTTGAGTATTCCAACCTTTTTTCCTCAACCAATGTCTGCAAGAGTTCTCCAACATTATTCTGAGTCAGGGGTTCAATTCGATTTTGATAGAGTTCATCCGCTTCTCTCTTTGCTATATTCTGAATATCAACGGCAATATCTTCGATTCTTTGAACAGAGCTATTTACTATCTTCCACAAGTCACGATTCAAACCGTCGGCCATCTTGAAGACTGATTTAAGTGCGGATATGGGGGATTGAATGTCGTGGGCAACTTGACGAGAAACCTGTCGATATAGCGATTCTCTTAGCTGAACTTCAGAGGTAAGGCGCTGGCGACCGATGAATTCTCTTTCTCGTAGCCTCTGCTGAATGTTCTTAATGGAATAGGCGATAATAAGTACATATAATGTGTGCATGGAATGGTAAACCGCGATTCCCATGGACGAACTTGAAATACTTGTTTTGGCTAACATGTACACTAGTGGCCAATAAATAATGGCAGCGCCTACGAGAAAGTAAGTCTGCGGCATCGGGAAAAAGATGAGTGCCGCCAACCCTAACGTATGTATGCCGCCAATATAGAGCATAGAAATGTCGTTTGATAAGACGATCGTTACTTGGAGGGGTAGGGCCACAACGAAGACCGAGAGAAGCGTGTAGCGGTAAACATTGTAGAGGGGGCGTACGTGATAAGCCGCGAGAGCCAAGACTGTGACGATGCCAGCTGAGGTTATTCGAAGAACCAGCGTAGTCCATTTTAGCTGTGGAACCATCTGAGAGTCCGCTACCCAAAAAAATAAGGTCAGCGGAGCTGCCAAATAGAGCAGGATGCTCCTGAGTTTTCCTTTGAACTCGACCTCGAGTTCGCGATCGAAATCTTGACTGTCCATTTACCCCTATCGGAGCATCCATTAACTTATTTTATTTGGGGGGCAGGGATGCGCAAGAGGCATAAAAAAACACCTTGGCTGTGGCGCACCCTGTTATCTGGCCGGCTACAATCAAGCTTAGAAGGCGCCAGCACTTTCGCTTGTCAAGGTTGATCTCAAAGTGAGGCATTACATCGTCTTAAAAGAGAATTCTTGTCTATTCATTTGGCGATGCACGCGAATTTCCCGATAAATATTTAATGGTTAAAGCGCTCGCAACTTTGATTCTGCTCATGTTTACCAACCAGTCGGTTTTGGCCGACGTGTCCAGAGAAACTAAGTACATATGTTTGGAATTTGTAGACAGCAACGCTAAATGCGATGTCACCCATCTCGCTAGCAATACTGGTCAAGCGGAGAATGCCGGCGAATGGAAAGTATTCCATGAAAATTATTCGCTTGGCTACTTTTCAGGAACTGTTTGGCTTGCACTTGAATTTGACTCCTCGATCGAGAGCGGGGAAAAAGTACTTACGGTTAACTACCCTCTGATTGATTACCTAGATTTAACCATATTCGAAGACGGAGTGGAGATTTTGGCCTCACAGACTGGGGCACTCCGACCATTGAGCTCGAGGCCAATTCAAAGTACTGTGTTTGCATTCCCCGTCAACCTCAAGCCCGATAAACATTATCGAATGGTGCTCAAGGCTCAGAGTCAAACGGCAATGAGTTTTCCGATTGATCTAAATAGCAAGCGAGAATTCCTTGTTGCTGAAAAGGCGCGAGACTTCAAGTTCGGAGCATATTCGGGAATAATTTTGTTTATCGTAATAGTTAATTTCCTTCTCTATTTCGTATTCTTTGAAAAAAGTTTGATTGTTTATTGTTTGGCGGTGTTTTCTTACCATGGCTTCGCAGTTCTGTCGTTGTTTGGTTACCCAACTGTTTATCTCTGGCCAGATAACTTCTGGCTTATCGAAAGACAAGTAGCTCTTTCGGAGTGTTTGGCGGTTGCGCTCTCGCTAATGTTTGCTCTCAAGTATCTTAGACTCAAGCGACACTCCGAATTCTTGCATAAGGTATTTCTAACTTGTATTGGCACAAGTATTTTCTTGGCGGTTTTGGCAATATGGATTCCTGGGCAAATTACTTTGATGCTCGCTGCGGGTATTTCGGTTCTAGCGGCTTCACTGAGTATTTGGACAGGGTCCGTTCTCGCCATAAAACGGAAAAGTCGAATGGGACTATTTTATTTAGTGGGCTGGACAGTTCTGTGTTTAACTACAATGCTCTTCCTAGCTCAGTACTTGGGATTAGTAGCTGAGAACATCGTCACCGTAAATGCCATTTTTGTTGGGGGTGTGTTTGAAGCATCTATTCTGGCGTATGGCCTAGGGGATCGCTTTAGACGAATAATTACTGAAAAAATAGCATCTCAGCAGAATGCCTTAACCCGGCTACGCGCAGCTAGAGCACGCCAAGAAGAGATTCTAAACCAGACCAAAAAATTCGTACCGTCAGGTCTCGTAGAGCTTCTTGGGAAAAGCGATATAACAAGTATTAATCTGGGTTCTGTCGAAAGCCTAGAAAGGACCGTATTGTTTCTAGATATTAGGAATTTTACTTCTGTCGCCGAACTCATGAAACCAACGGAACTTTATCAGTTCCTCCTACACTATCTTGCTAAGATTTCGCCCATCGTTGATAAATATCACGGTTTTATCGACAAGTTTATAGGTGATGGGATTTTAGCAATTTTTGAGACACCTGAAGACTGCATGTCTTGTGCTCTTGATATTTTGAAGGGCCTAGAAGAACTTAATAGATCCGGTCTGATTAATGGTCTGGCAAAAGTTCAGGTGGGTTTTGGAATACATACTGGAGTAGTCGCTGCTGGCGTAATTGGGAATCCGATGCGTCTTGAGGCCACAGTCGTCGGCGACACAGTCAACGTAGCTGCACGCCTGGAGTCGACAACTAAGGAATATGGTTGTGAAATTCTAATTAGCAAGGAAACCTACCTTCGTGCGCCAGAGAGTCTTCTTGACCTTATAAGATTTGTTGATGTTATTCAGCTGAAAGGGAAGAGTAAGACCACTGAAATCTATCAGCTTATTGATCCTGACCATGTGAAGGATGTCGTCCCGAACATTACTTTAAACAAGTTGATCAGCCTTATAAAGGACGAAAAAGTTTCCGCAGCAAAACAACTGTGCCAAGAACTTGAAATTGCATATCCCAAAGATAGACTAATCCAAAATTACAGGACAAAAATTCATTTGTTAAACTTTAAATCGACAACTCCGGACGCTCTGTCAGGGGTGCCCGGGAAGAAGCGGATGACTGGCTAAGCGGCGGCGAGATTCTTTGTTGCTCTTCTATCTGTTTCAAAAATTTATCTAGAATTGGATGAATAAGGTTATGCCAAAGAACAGGGATGAAGGTAACTCCGACAAGTGTCGGGTACCCGTAAGGGAGCTTTGGAGCGACATCATTTAGGTGCAGGTTCTGATATCTTTTAGTTGCGGCTTTATGATGTTCGGAATGAATTTGCAGGTTGAAAAGCAACCAGTTTGAAAGCCTGTTGCCGGAGTCCCACGAGTGATTCAGCTTCATAGATTCATAACGTGAACCCTGCTTTTTTCTAAGTAATCCATAATGTTCTATATAGCTTACGGTCTCTAACAATATAACTGCAATTACAGCCTGGACGACAAAAACTATTAAGGCGGTTAACCCGCCAAAAATAACAAGTGAGAGAATAAATAAAAAAGTGATCAGCCATAAGGTCACAAAATTATTCATGCAAATTCTTCGAAAAAAGCCCTCATATTGTGTAACCCTTCTTCTTTCATGTTCATAAGCGAACCTCAAACAGCTCGGAAGGGTTCTGCGCAGATAGGAATAAATGCTTTCGTCTCGCCAACCAGTGCTGTTGTCGGCTTTCGTACAAGCGAGCGCATGGTGGCCATATATATGGGAGATTTCAAAGTGTGGGTAGCCAGTTATCACCAGCCCAATTCGCCCGAACCATTTTTCAACGATGCCTACTTTGTGTACCAACTCATGACTGGCATTGATTACTAAAGAACCAAGAGTGCCCAAAGATAGACTTAACCCGAGTAGTTCATATAAGTTCTTCGTATTGACTGCAGATACTGTTAAAAGGATCGCCAGAATATGGGCAAGCACAATTGTAGCGGGCGCCGCTGCAAATACGAAATCTGATAATCTAGAGTTTCGACTTTTACGTGCAGAAGGGAAATCAAATTCCCCGAAAAGTGGGTCGACTATTGGAATCACAATGAAAATAGTGGCAAAGGCTGCGAAGCTCCATAAACCACCGAATTTTAAACCCAGATAGTAAGATGAATAGAGTAAAAGTGGCAGATAGTAAAAAGGTATCGTTCGCCATGAACTTTCATTCGAACTCATACAGAAGGTCCTTGATGACGGGCACTGCGTTTTCGGCCGTTGAAGTTCCAATTGCGCAACACGGGATCGCGCCCTGATACCCGAGGGGCAAATTTGGAAATACGCCACCTTTTACGCCAGAAATATGATAGGTGGGAATGCCTTTTGCCTTTAACTTTTTTAGTGTTTTAATGGATGGTTCTGGAAAGGTTTCGTTTACTAGAACAATTCCTTCCCACATTTTATCAACATATGTGTCGATTGCCCCACTTCTCGATACATCAACAATTAGGCAAGGTTTGCCCTTCAACCGAGAAGGCAGATTGCCAAACCCAGGCCCCACATCAATCGTTATTACTTCACTGTAGTTTTCACTTAGTTTTCTAACCAAACTTTTACCAATTCGGCCAAGACCACCCACAACCATGACGGTGGGAGTGAAGTCCAAAAAGTGTTTTCTAACCACCAGTCGTATCGATTCGACAACTATTTGGGCAACATTTTCCTGAGAGCTATCCCGAAAAGATGCATCTATTTTTTTGAAGACACTAGGTAAAATTCCAGAATAGGTAACCGACTTTGTGCCTATAAGTCGGGCTAAAAAATCAATCCGACTTTTCAATAAAAGCAAGTTGGTACGGTTGGCTGGATCTAAGAACTCTGCTTCAGTTACCGGTGACGCAAATATTAGACCTTG
This sequence is a window from Bdellovibrionales bacterium CG10_big_fil_rev_8_21_14_0_10_45_34. Protein-coding genes within it:
- a CDS encoding subtilase, producing the protein MLGLSDGSAGPRSSYPQDYGSECSNESGMTSSLSLDWSLSMRGQITSDQGGDMSRFSRLSVIVFSAFLIAIAAEAKETEKKFDAIPGEYVVGLTKEAKTFNVFEILKMLNVSNVEIVNEREGVYLVVRSIAEKSGAAIEDMMKSGILRYAEPNYLYYADSFAQVPDDPDLPVLWGMKNSGQLDSQGRPGIEQMDSGASDAWQLTQGSSDVIVAVIDTGVDYTHPDLRENAWVNEAELNGVPGVDDDGNGYVDDIHGYDFANDDGDPMDDNNHGTHCAGTIAAKGNNGLGVVGVSWNAKIMGVKFLTGSGSGSLANAVKSIDYVTQSPAFFSSNSWGGGPASQAMKEAIQRAGEKGKLFVAAAGNSSSNNDTTPQYPASYDSDNIISVAAIDRRGSLANFSCYGKTTVDIAAPGVDIVSTILGGGTKSYSGTSMATPHVAGAVALVKSLFPNWTGEQIKERILATARPNPRISSHVATGGNLDVYAALTGKVRDSVIPDPNRLESISQNIELLNYQSDYTQTFDIILDNSVKKFYVYFEMIDTEPRYDTITVLDGSSNEIEVLSGKMTGHYTQAVLGNVGKLVFKSDSSVNGKGFRVTKVAVER